One Elusimicrobiota bacterium genomic region harbors:
- a CDS encoding translation initiation factor produces MTTDLVSLRFEKSGRGGKMVTLVSGLRMHPEGKLSLLSTLKKKLGTGGALKEGVLELQGDQRERLPPLLFSLGVILGKGRTPPPSLGGPNGGERGS; encoded by the coding sequence ATGACAACGGATCTCGTATCCCTCCGTTTTGAAAAATCGGGTCGTGGAGGGAAAATGGTAACGCTTGTGTCTGGCCTCCGGATGCACCCGGAAGGAAAATTATCCCTCCTTTCTACATTAAAGAAAAAATTAGGCACGGGAGGCGCCCTGAAAGAGGGGGTTCTGGAATTGCAAGGGGACCAACGGGAACGACTTCCACCCCTTCTTTTCTCCCTCGGAGTTATTCTGGGCAAAGGACGAACCCCGCCCCCCTCCTTAGGTGGACCTAATGGAGGAGAGCGGGGTTCTTGA
- a CDS encoding saccharopine dehydrogenase NADP-binding domain-containing protein — protein MAGKSYIVLGAGPMGVAAAFDLALNGDTARLTLADASFPAARAGAQRIKKLLTARGTRPPRFTTVALDARRESDLYNAMRGHDGVLSALPCSLNLAVARAAIAARAHYVDFGGHFETTQDILRLDRPAQKMGIALTPDCGLAPGLCNSLAAQGISLMDRVEEVKILCGGLPEHDTPPLGYKKVFNLEGMLKNYFGTAIQLTNGQVTQVQAFSEKEEIVFPAPIGTLEAFVTAGATSTAPWTYEGRVRRYSSKTLRYPGHFDKILALKQLGLLDEKSIVVDGNPVIPQHLFLALAQDRLSHPEVRDMVILQVTVRGTRARQPTEIVYEVLEFEDPLTGFSAMQRATAFPAAIALEMLVSRTVRVLGVAPLERAFPPSIYLDAVQKRGLRIRDTGPLPLQDAASLPL, from the coding sequence ATGGCCGGGAAATCCTATATCGTTTTAGGCGCAGGCCCCATGGGAGTCGCCGCGGCTTTTGATCTGGCGCTCAACGGGGATACCGCGCGATTAACCCTAGCCGACGCGTCTTTCCCCGCCGCGCGCGCGGGCGCCCAGCGAATAAAAAAACTCCTCACCGCTCGGGGGACCCGACCGCCACGCTTCACCACCGTCGCACTAGACGCCCGTCGCGAATCCGACCTCTACAACGCGATGCGTGGGCATGACGGTGTCTTGAGCGCTCTCCCGTGTTCATTGAATTTAGCGGTGGCCCGTGCCGCCATCGCCGCCAGGGCCCACTATGTGGATTTCGGGGGCCATTTTGAAACCACCCAGGACATTTTACGCCTGGACCGTCCTGCCCAAAAGATGGGCATTGCGCTAACCCCCGATTGCGGTCTCGCGCCTGGACTTTGTAACAGTTTGGCGGCCCAAGGGATTTCGCTTATGGATCGAGTGGAAGAGGTCAAAATTCTCTGTGGCGGCCTCCCCGAACACGACACCCCCCCCCTCGGGTATAAAAAAGTATTTAACCTGGAAGGGATGCTGAAAAACTATTTCGGAACAGCCATCCAGCTGACAAATGGTCAGGTGACACAGGTACAGGCGTTTTCAGAAAAAGAAGAAATTGTCTTTCCGGCTCCCATAGGAACCCTGGAAGCCTTCGTCACCGCCGGGGCCACTTCCACCGCCCCGTGGACCTACGAAGGGAGAGTCCGGCGTTACAGCTCTAAGACACTCCGATATCCCGGACATTTCGACAAGATACTCGCCCTCAAGCAACTGGGGCTTCTCGATGAAAAATCCATCGTTGTGGATGGGAACCCTGTCATTCCCCAACACCTTTTTTTGGCGTTGGCTCAAGACCGCCTCTCCCACCCGGAGGTTCGGGATATGGTCATTTTACAAGTAACGGTAAGAGGAACGCGGGCGAGACAACCGACGGAAATAGTGTATGAGGTATTGGAATTCGAAGATCCCCTCACGGGGTTTTCCGCCATGCAACGGGCCACCGCCTTCCCAGCCGCGATTGCCCTTGAGATGCTGGTGTCGAGAACCGTTCGAGTTTTGGGAGTGGCCCCCTTGGAACGTGCGTTCCCCCCTTCGATTTACCTGGACGCTGTCCAAAAACGAGGCCTCCGAATTCGAGACACAGGCCCCCTCCCTCTCCAGGACGCCGCGTCCTTACCTCTTTAA
- a CDS encoding aspartate-semialdehyde dehydrogenase, producing MKDYCVAVVGAGAVGVEMVRLLKKRGFPMNELRVLARSERTLVVDGETYPVRVTTPEAFAGVDVALFAGTEGEKGAAVTFGKEAISRGAVVIDNGADFRMDPQVPLVVPEVNGDALKNHRGIIANPNCTTAVLLMGLAPLHRVFGVKRVVVSTYQAVSGAGGKAIEALRDQAQKVLDGQEITDLGGFPNLIAFNVLANNWKIEEKGYSNEEWKVIKETHKMLDPEIQVSVTTVRVPTAIGHGESVWIETEKPISAESARAVLMKAPGVRVVDEDSPLDGVACPMPILAAGREETLVGRIRGDLSSDNALSFWVVGDNLWKGAALNAIQIAETLIARGWLKPIPTP from the coding sequence GTGAAGGACTATTGTGTGGCGGTGGTGGGGGCTGGGGCGGTGGGGGTCGAGATGGTTCGACTTTTGAAGAAACGTGGATTTCCCATGAACGAATTACGGGTTTTGGCCCGGAGCGAACGAACGTTGGTGGTGGATGGGGAGACCTATCCGGTTCGGGTAACCACGCCTGAGGCTTTTGCGGGGGTGGACGTGGCCCTTTTTGCGGGAACTGAGGGAGAGAAAGGGGCGGCCGTGACCTTTGGGAAAGAGGCCATTTCCCGTGGGGCGGTGGTCATTGATAATGGGGCGGATTTTCGAATGGACCCCCAAGTTCCTCTCGTGGTCCCTGAAGTCAATGGGGACGCGCTGAAAAATCATCGGGGAATCATTGCCAATCCCAATTGTACGACGGCGGTCCTTTTAATGGGATTGGCTCCTTTGCATCGGGTGTTTGGTGTCAAACGTGTTGTCGTGTCCACCTATCAGGCTGTCTCGGGCGCGGGTGGGAAAGCGATTGAGGCTCTTCGGGATCAGGCCCAAAAAGTTTTGGATGGACAGGAAATAACCGATTTGGGTGGGTTTCCCAATCTCATTGCGTTTAACGTTCTCGCCAACAATTGGAAGATTGAAGAGAAGGGTTATTCCAATGAAGAATGGAAAGTGATTAAGGAAACACACAAGATGCTCGACCCTGAAATTCAAGTGTCCGTTACAACGGTTCGGGTGCCCACGGCCATTGGCCATGGGGAATCCGTGTGGATCGAAACAGAAAAACCGATCTCGGCCGAATCGGCCCGTGCTGTTCTGATGAAGGCGCCCGGGGTCCGTGTGGTTGACGAGGATTCTCCTCTTGACGGGGTGGCGTGTCCCATGCCTATTTTGGCCGCGGGTCGGGAAGAGACATTGGTGGGGCGAATTCGGGGAGACCTCTCCAGCGATAACGCCTTGTCCTTCTGGGTGGTGGGTGACAACTTGTGGAAGGGCGCCGCGCTTAACGCCATCCAAATTGCGGAGACTCTCATCGCTAGGGGATGGCTAAAACCAATTCCCACCCCATGA
- a CDS encoding helix-turn-helix domain-containing protein — MNPNSGHCAKEVMDIRELSGYLGIGKSKIYGLIRQRKIPASLIGRQYRFSKEVIDSWLRESLITHPTEPQG, encoded by the coding sequence ATGAACCCAAATTCTGGGCACTGCGCTAAAGAGGTCATGGACATCCGGGAGCTGTCTGGGTATCTGGGTATTGGAAAATCAAAGATTTATGGACTCATCCGTCAGCGCAAGATCCCCGCTTCTCTTATTGGTCGTCAATACCGGTTTTCAAAAGAAGTGATCGATTCTTGGTTACGGGAAAGTTTGATCACCCATCCGACTGAACCTCAGGGATGA
- the rfbD gene encoding dTDP-4-dehydrorhamnose reductase has protein sequence MAKTNSHPMKVLLLGAQGQLGTELVRTNPGHDLHAHTRAEADLTEERSLVDCVRLEAPEVVVNTVAFNQTERCETEPHAAWVVNTLVPRTLARVCGEVGARLVHFSTDFVFDGTKGSPYVESDAPHPINVYGLTKYGGERFVLAASGRNLVCRTAGLYGKVGSRIKGGNFVQAILSRAEKGEPLRVVNDISLSPTSAEDLAAQTWALVAQSAAGGVYHMTNTGGCTWFEFAQVILQARGLSANLSPIPSTQWPSIMRRSPDTRLVSERLSSLGIKPLRSWREALTSYLKQTVSS, from the coding sequence ATGGCTAAAACCAATTCCCACCCCATGAAGGTGCTTCTGTTGGGGGCCCAGGGGCAATTGGGTACCGAGCTTGTTCGAACAAATCCTGGACACGACCTTCACGCGCACACCCGCGCCGAGGCCGACCTCACGGAGGAACGTTCCCTCGTCGACTGTGTTCGTTTGGAGGCTCCGGAAGTGGTGGTCAATACCGTGGCCTTTAATCAAACAGAACGGTGTGAAACGGAACCTCATGCCGCATGGGTGGTGAACACACTTGTCCCACGAACCTTGGCCCGGGTTTGCGGCGAAGTGGGGGCTCGGCTGGTTCATTTCTCAACTGATTTTGTTTTTGATGGAACCAAAGGGTCTCCTTACGTTGAATCCGACGCGCCCCACCCGATCAATGTTTACGGCCTTACAAAATATGGGGGAGAACGGTTTGTTCTCGCCGCATCCGGGCGCAACCTGGTCTGCCGGACGGCGGGACTTTACGGGAAAGTGGGGTCTCGGATCAAAGGGGGAAACTTTGTTCAAGCGATTCTTTCCCGTGCGGAGAAGGGGGAACCCCTTCGGGTGGTGAACGATATTTCCCTGTCGCCCACTTCCGCTGAGGATTTGGCGGCCCAAACGTGGGCGCTCGTGGCCCAATCGGCGGCCGGCGGGGTGTATCATATGACCAACACGGGGGGGTGTACATGGTTTGAGTTCGCTCAAGTGATTCTTCAGGCCCGTGGCCTCTCCGCCAACCTTTCCCCTATTCCTTCGACCCAATGGCCCAGTATCATGCGGCGATCCCCCGACACGCGACTGGTTTCCGAACGACTTTCTTCCCTTGGGATCAAACCCCTCCGTTCTTGGCGTGAAGCCCTCACTTCCTATTTAAAACAAACGGTCTCTTCCTAA
- a CDS encoding EamA family transporter: MNSFSLAIMAAFFWGLSAIIEKWGLRHVDPAAGVVARTLGVLLGIMVFMAVSPDLPRRFLEMDGRAKLALMGGGFLASVVAQMFFYRALKIGDVGRVAAVGGAWPVFAFALSILIYHESLTRGKLLGVLLVTVGVFLLK; the protein is encoded by the coding sequence ATGAATTCATTTTCATTAGCGATAATGGCTGCTTTTTTTTGGGGGTTGTCGGCCATCATAGAGAAGTGGGGACTTCGTCACGTGGATCCGGCGGCCGGGGTTGTGGCGCGAACCTTGGGTGTTCTCCTGGGGATCATGGTTTTTATGGCCGTTTCACCCGACCTCCCTCGACGGTTTTTGGAGATGGACGGGCGAGCGAAACTGGCTTTGATGGGGGGGGGCTTTTTGGCCAGTGTGGTGGCCCAGATGTTTTTTTATCGCGCCTTGAAGATCGGTGACGTGGGGCGCGTGGCGGCGGTGGGGGGGGCCTGGCCAGTTTTTGCTTTCGCGTTAAGCATTTTGATTTATCACGAATCGCTCACACGTGGGAAACTCTTGGGGGTTCTTCTCGTAACGGTAGGTGTGTTTTTATTGAAATAG
- a CDS encoding YajQ family cyclic di-GMP-binding protein → MAQEFSFDVVSKVDLQAMDNAVNSALREITTRFDFKGSVSRMELDKKAETLTLYSDNEGKLKSVVDILQNRLVKHALSLKGLDYGPVLAAEGGTVRQVAKIVQGVASEKAKEMVRAIKNAKLKVTPSIQGDQLRVTGKSKDDLQSAMALLKGQDFGLALQFVNFR, encoded by the coding sequence ATGGCACAAGAATTTTCGTTCGATGTGGTAAGCAAAGTGGATCTGCAGGCCATGGATAACGCGGTGAATTCGGCCCTACGGGAGATCACCACCCGGTTCGATTTTAAGGGAAGTGTGAGTCGGATGGAGCTGGATAAAAAAGCGGAGACCCTAACGCTTTATTCGGACAATGAGGGAAAGTTGAAAAGCGTGGTGGACATCCTTCAAAACCGTTTGGTGAAGCATGCTCTTTCGTTAAAAGGATTGGACTACGGTCCCGTTCTCGCCGCCGAAGGAGGAACCGTTCGTCAGGTGGCCAAAATCGTCCAAGGGGTGGCTTCCGAGAAGGCTAAGGAAATGGTTCGGGCCATTAAAAACGCCAAACTCAAAGTTACGCCATCGATTCAGGGGGACCAATTGCGGGTTACGGGGAAGTCCAAGGACGACCTTCAATCCGCCATGGCTCTCTTGAAGGGGCAAGATTTTGGTTTAGCCCTTCAGTTTGTGAATTTTCGGTAG